In the genome of Kluyveromyces marxianus DMKU3-1042 DNA, complete genome, chromosome 1, one region contains:
- the MAM3 gene encoding Mam3p: MALVRHTALLLMVPRIFALPIFRRSVVSVLQKEQPPVEDEAAFTTFLVISIMLVLLGGIFAGLTLGLMGQDEVYLRVMQNSGTPKEKYHANRVLDLLGKGKHWVLVTLLLSNVITNETLPIVLDRILGGGWQAVVMSTVSIVIFGEIIPQSICVRFGLQVGSLFSPFVLFLMYAMYPVAYPIALLLDWMLGEDHGTMYKKSGLKTLVHLHRTMGMERLTMDEVTIISAVLDLKEKKVSEIMTPIDAVFTLSADKILDEKTVEDIFNSGFSRIPIYLPGQPTNFIGMLLVRVLISYDPDDCLPVSHFPLATLPETAPQTSCLNILNYFQEGKSHMCVVSRDPGSSVGAIGLVTLEDVIEELIGEEIVDESDVFVDIHQRIMRDQPGPLSKRHITSYLHALYTRKPSESEPLINTSSRDSKSSAIIAGGAAGPGPSNTQDQDQGQGQGQSQSQGKGHGQGQSQTTNYLTLGATTNFQPANPAANPLDVKKPFVTIKRQNYGGMSKTPPRTSPELPSDSPMPKSPSPSRNGAASNQKSGANSGVDPNASPFSSAAKNTDHAAKNDKQDQHSVSPRSHDRLITTIPAKTKNDHPTVISSSYKSTKNGIVESIITVKGVSKTIIEPASDWDDSKNVTINETGNIEEVNSEVSSLNSNQTKSNSNSDRHSHGHGHGHVNANANANGNVNGNGSKNNHAGTPLSSSSRRGSRFSLWSSKSSSHHDDSTAPAPPSKSQESFLLESRSKH; encoded by the coding sequence ATGGCTCTGGTTAGACATACTGCATTGTTATTAATGGTACCGCGAATCTTCGCTTTGCCAATTTTTAGGAGGTCTGTAGTGTCTGTAttacaaaaagaacaacCTCCGGTAGAAGATGAAGCGGCCTTCACGACATTTCTTGTCATTTCAATTATGTTGGTCCTACTGGGAGGTATCTTTGCAGGGTTAACACTTGGTCTTATGGGTCAAGATGAGGTTTATTTGAGAGTCATGCAAAATAGTGGTACCCCAAAGGAGAAATATCACGCAAATAGGGTATTGGATTTGCTAGGTAAGGGTAAGCACTGGGTTTTGGTTACCTTGCTATTGTCTAACGTCATAACCAACGAGACACTTCCGATTGTGTTGGACAGAATCCTTGGAGGCGGATGGCAAGCTGTGGTGATGAGTACCGTGTCAATTGTTATCTTTGGTGAGATTATCCCACAATCCATCTGTGTTCGTTTTGGTCTCCAAGTCGGTTCTTTATTCAGTCCATTCGTATTGTTCCTAATGTATGCCATGTATCCCGTCGCATATCCTATTGCACTTCTCTTAGATTGGATGTTGGGTGAAGATCACGGTACAATGTACAAAAAGTCCGGATTAAAGACTTTGGTGCATTTGCATAGGACAATGGGTATGGAAAGATTGACGATGGATGAAGTGACCATTATTTCTGCGGTTTTGGacttgaaggagaaaaaagtgTCCGAAATCATGACCCCAATAGATGCTGTGTTTACTTTATCTGCAGACAAGATTTTAGACGAGAAGACGGTAGAGGATATCTTCAACTCCGGCTTTTCTAGAATTCCTATCTATCTTCCTGGACAACCTACAAATTTTATTGGTATGCTTTTAGTGCGTGTGTTGATCTCATACGATCCGGATGATTGTTTGCCAGTGTCACACTTCCCGCTAGCAACACTTCCGGAGACTGCACCACAAACCTCATGTTTGAACATTTTGAACTATTTCCAAGAGGGAAAATCCCACATGTGTGTTGTTTCTAGAGATCCGGGCTCTAGCGTTGGTGCTATTGGTCTTGTTACTTTGGAAGATGTAATAGAAGAGCTTATTGGCGAGGAGATTGTGGATGAATCTGATGTTTTTGTAGACATACATCAAAGAATTATGAGAGATCAGCCGGGTCCTCTTTCCAAGAGACACATTACCTCTTATCTACATGCGTTATACACAAGAAAGCCCTCTGAGTCTGAACCTTTGATCAATACGAGTTCCAGAGACAGCAAGTCGTCTGCCATAATCGCTGGTGGTGCGGCTGGGCCTGGTCCAAGTAATACCCAAGACCAAGACCAAGGGCAAGGGCAAggccaaagccaaagccaaggGAAAGGGCATGGCCAAGGTCAGTCACAAACTACAAACTATTTAACTCTTGGCGCCACCACGAACTTCCAACCGGCAAATCCAGCAGCAAATCCACTCGACGTGAAAAAACCATTTGTCACTATTAAGAGACAGAACTACGGCGGCATGTCCAAGACTCCGCCACGCACCAGTCCAGAGCTTCCGTCGGACTCTCCAATGCCAAAATCTCCTTCACCTTCAAGAAATGGGGCAGCCTCGAACCAAAAGTCAGGAGCCAATTCTGGAGTCGACCCAAACGCTTCTCCATTTTCCTCTGCTGCAAAAAACACCGATCATGCGGCCAAAAACGACAAACAAGATCAACACAGCGTGTCCCCACGCTCTCACGACAGGCTGATCACGACCATCCCGGCAAAGACCAAGAACGACCACCCTACTGTCATCTCCTCGAGCTACAAGTCCACGAAAAACGGTATTGTCGAGTCCATCATCACTGTAAAAGGtgtttcaaaaacaatcatCGAGCCTGCTTCCGACTGGGACGATTCCAAGAATGTTACCATCAACGAAACAGGAAACATAGAAGAAGTCAACTCCGAAGTTTCGAGCCTCAACTCCAACCAAACAAAGAGCAATAGCAATAGCGATCGTCATAgccatggccatggccatggccatgtaaatgccaatgccaatgcTAATGGCAATGTCAACGGCAATGGAAGTAAAAACAACCACGCTGGCACTCCATTGTCATCTTCCTCCAGACGCGGTTCGCGATTCAGTCTCTGGTCGAGTAAATCCTCTTCGCACCACGACGACTCTACCGCGCCCGCTCCACCCTCAAAGTCCCAGGAGAGCTTCCTTTTGGAATCCAGATCCAAACACTAG
- the GPD1 gene encoding glycerol-3-phosphate dehydrogenase (NAD(+)) GPD2 — MSPASDRLKQTSSILSKSVEPKADSPFKVTVIGSGNWGTTIAKVVAENCALRPNLFVKRVDMWVFEEQIDGEKLTEIINTRHENVKYLPGIKLPNNLVANPDIVDAAKDADILVFNIPHQFLPKVCSQLKGKIKPQARAISCLKGFDVGKDGVKLLSTYIKDTLNIECGALSGANLAPEVAKENWSETTVAYQIPEDYKGAGKDVDHSLLKALFHRPYFHVNVIHDVAGISVAGALKNVIALGCGYVEGLGWGNNASAAIQRVGLSEMITFGRMFFPECRVETFYKESAGVADLITTCAGGRNVRVAKHMAITGKSALEAEKELLNGQSAQGIITTKEVHEWLETCGKINEFPLFEAIYQITYGNASMEQIPEMIEELECIDYNVKKH; from the coding sequence ATGAGTCCAGCTTCCGATAGATTAAAGCAAACTTCATCCATTCTTTCCAAGTCTGTTGAGCCAAAGGCCGACAGCCCATTCAAGGTCACTGTTATCGGTTCCGGTAACTGGGGTACTACAATTGCTAAGGTTGTTGCTGAAAACTGTGCTTTGAGACCAAACTTGTTTGTCAAGAGAGTTGATATGTGGGTTTTCGAAGAACAAATTGACGGCGAAAAGTTGACTGAAATCATCAACACACGTCACGAAAACGTCAAGTACCTACCGGGTATCAAGCTGCCTAACAACTTGGTTGCCAACCCAGACATTGTTGATGCTGCTAAGGATGCTGATATTCTAGTGTTTAACATTCCTCATCAATTTTTGCCAAAGGTCTGCTCTCAACTAAAGGGTAAGATTAAGCCTCAAGCTCGTGCTATTTCCTGTTTGAAGGGTTTTGACGTCGGTAAGGACGGTGTCAAGCTATTGTCTACATACATCAAGGACACTTTGAACATTGAGTGTGGTGCTCTATCCGGTGCTAACTTGGCTCCAGAAGTTGCTAAGGAAAACTGGTCCGAGACCACTGTTGCATACCAAATTCCAGAAGATTACAAGGGCGCTGGTAAGGACGTCGACCACTCTCTATTAAAGGCTTTGTTCCACAGACCATACTTCCACGTTAATGTCATTCACGATGTTGCCGGTATTTCCGTTGCCGGTGCTCTAAAGAACGTTATTGCATTGGGTTGTGGTTACGTTGAAGGTCTAGGATGGGGTAACAATGCTAGTGCAGCTATCCAAAGAGTTGGTCTATCAGAAATGATCACTTTCGGACGTATGTTCTTCCCAGAATGTAGGGTCGAAACCTTCTACAAGGAATCCGCCGGTGTCGCTGATTTGATCACAACCTGTGCTGGTGGTAGAAACGTCAGAGTTGCTAAGCACATGGCCATCACAGGTAAGTCCGCTTTGGAAGCCGAAAAGGAACTATTGAACGGTCAATCTGCACAAGGTATTATCACTACAAAGGAAGTGCATGAATGGCTAGAAACTTGCGGTAAGATCAACGAATTCCCATTATTCGAAGCTATTTACCAAATCACATACGGTAACGCATCTATGGAACAAATTCCAGAGATgattgaagaattggaatgCATTGATTACAACGTCAAGAAGCACTAA
- the ARG1 gene encoding argininosuccinate synthase has protein sequence MSKGKVCLAYSGGLDTSVILAWLLEQGYEVVAFMANVGQEEDFEAAEKKALLVGATKFVLVDCREEFVKDVLFPAVQVNAVYEDVYLLGTSLARPVIAKAQIDVAKQEGCFAVAHGCTGKGNDQIRFELGFYALKPDVKVIAPWRDPSFFNRFAGRKDLLAYAAEKNIPVVQTASKPWSTDENLAHISYEAGILEDPDQTPPKDMWKLITDPQDAPDQPQDLDIVFEKGLPVKLTYKDAESGKEITATTPLDIFLTAAKLARANGVGRIDIVENRYINLKSRGCYEQAPLSVLRRAHVDLEGLTLDKEVRHLRDQFVTPTYSRLLYNGSYFTPECEYVRSMIQPSQNTVNGTVRLSLYKGNIIVLGRYSTTENLYNADESSMDMLTGFEPTDTTGFIAIQAIRVKKYGQSKADKGEELTL, from the coding sequence ATGTCTAAAGGTAAGGTTTGTTTGGCATACTCCGGTGGTTTGGATACCTCTGTGATTTTGGCATGGTTGTTGGAGCAAGGGTACGAAGTTGTTGCATTCATGGCCAATGTTggtcaagaagaagactttGAGGCCgcagaaaagaaggctTTGCTTGTTGGTGCCACCAAGTTTGTTCTAGTGGACTGCAGAGAAGAATTTGTCAAGGACGTTTTGTTCCCAGCTGTGCAAGTTAACGCTGTATACGAAGATGTGTACCTATTGGGTACCTCTTTGGCCAGACCAGTGATTGCCAAGGCCCAAATTGACGTGGCCAAGCAAGAAGGTTGTTTTGCCGTTGCACACGGGTGTACCGGTAAGGGTAACGATCAAATCAGATTTGAACTAGGGTTCTACGCCTTGAAGCCAGACGTCAAGGTCATTGCTCCATGGAGAGACCcatctttcttcaacagattTGCTGGTAGAAAGGATCTTTTGGCATACGCTGCTGAGAAGAACATTCCAGTGGTGCAAACTGCTTCCAAGCCATGGTCTACCGATGAGAACTTGGCCCACATCTCCTACGAAGCCGGTATTCTAGAAGATCCAGACCAAACTCCACCAAAGGACATGTGGAAGTTGATCACCGACCCACAAGATGCCCCAGACCAACCACAAGACTTGGACATTGTGTTCGAAAAGGGTTTGCCAGTCAAGTTGACGTACAAGGATGCCGAGTCCGGTAAGGAAATCACAGCCACAACCCCATTGGACATTTTCTTGACCGCTGCCAAGTTGGCCAGAGCTAACGGTGTTGGCAGAATCGACATTGTCGAAAACCGTTACATTAACCTAAAGTCCAGAGGCTGTTACGAACAAGCTCCATTGTCCGTCTTGAGAAGAGCTCACGTCGACTTGGAAGGTTTGACTTTGGACAAGGAAGTCCGCCACTTGAGAGACCAATTCGTCACCCCAACTTACTCCAGACTCTTGTACAACGGTTCCTACTTCACTCCAGAGTGCGAATACGTCAGATCCATGATCCAACCTTCCCAAAACACAGTCAACGGTACCGTCAGATTGAGTCTATACAAGGGTAACATCATCGTTCTCGGCAGATACTCCACCACCGAAAACCTATACAATGCCGATGAGTCCTCCATGGACATGCTAACCGGCTTTGAACCAACCGACACCACTGGTTTCATCGCCATTCAAGCCATCAGAGTCAAGAAATACGGTCAATCAAAGGCTGACAAGGGCGAAGAACTAACCTTGTAA
- a CDS encoding dipeptidyl-peptidase III, translating to MAFADREAPIQMLSAKKYFENLTSKEQHYAHYMSKASHAGSRITMRQVSPYSEKIFDTVMGIHKGLKEYPKDEETAQYLEYVTQFLSNLGEFKSFGDVKFIPRCPKSTFEKLGQLANVPVDSSLLDEIYHDGDASALLGFPSQGHTTGYYRGPEKVTPEDMVLLKKIFADFDIMPENLTIEKLSHKLFEVHVASASTAHAKGYPDRIEEEGIEVLFKFGEHSTEMEKIAQYLAKAKEYAANETQEKMLEHYVNYFKTGDSKLHKESQKVWVKDLSPQVETNIGFIETYREPSGIIGEYESLVAIQNKERTEKFTELVNKAPAYINLLPWDPAFEKPKFQPPDFTSIEVLTFTGSGIPAGINIPNYDDVRLNVGFKNVSLGNILNSKTSNDKWTFVQGDDVETMSKYQSDSFEVQVGIHELLGHGSGKLLCELDDGTFNFNKSSPPIGLDGKPVTTYYKKGETWGSKFGAIAGAYEECRAESIAMYLITNRQLLETFGFKTKEEQDKIIYTGFLQMCRAGLLALEFWDPASKKWGQPHMQARFSIMKTLLRYSSDKNFVKLAYTQDDYSDLHIELDGSLIETVGHAAIEDYLTHLHIYKSSGDVENGAAYFKDRSDVDEELAKFRDVVLAKKLPRKQFIQANTVIDGDKVIVKEYEESPIGMIQSFVERDL from the coding sequence ATGGCATTCGCTGATAGAGAGGCCCCAATTCAGATGCTTTCTGCGAAGAAGTACTTCGAAAATTTGACTTCGAAGGAACAGCACTATGCGCATTACATGTCGAAGGCTTCGCACGCCGGTAGCCGTATCACTATGAGACAGGTTTCCCCATATTCTGAAAAGATCTTCGATACGGTCATGGGGATCCACAAGGGTTTGAAGGAGTACCCTAAGGACGAGGAGACTGCTCAGTATTTGGAATATGTGACCCAATTTTTGTCGAACCTTGGTGAATTCAAGTCTTTCGGTGATGTCAAGTTTATTCCTCGTTGCCCAAAGTCGACTTTTGAGAAATTGGGCCAATTGGCCAACGTTCCAGTGGACTCCTCGTTGTTGGATGAGATCTACCACGATGGGGATGCATCTGCTTTGTTGGGTTTCCCATCTCAAGGTCACACTACTGGTTATTACAGAGGTCCAGAGAAGGTTACTCCAGAAGACatggttttgttgaagaagatctttGCTGACTTTGACATCATGCCTGAGAACTTGACCATCGAGAAGCTGTCTCATAAGCTGTTCGAGGTCCATGTAGCCAGTGCTTCCACTGCTCATGCTAAGGGATACCCAGACAGaatcgaagaagaaggtattGAGGTGCTGTTCAAGTTCGGCGAACACAGTACTGAGATGGAGAAGATTGCTCAATACTTGGCAAAGGCCAAAGAATACGCCGCAAACGAAACCCAGGAAAAAATGTTGGAACACTACGTTAACTACTTCAAGACTGGTGACTCCAAGTTGCATAAGGAGTCCCAAAAAGTCTGGGTCAAGGATTTGTCTCCACAAGTCGAAACTAACATCGGTTTTATCGAAACTTACAGAGAACCATCCGGTATCATTGGTGAATACGAGTCTCTAGTTGCTATCCAAAACAAGGAGCGTACTGAGAAGTTCACTGAGTTGGTCAACAAGGCGCCAGCCTACATTAATCTCTTGCCTTGGGACCCAGCTTTCGAAAAGCCAAAGTTCCAACCTCCAGATTTCACCTCCATCGAAGTCTTGACCTTTACTGGTAGTGGTATCCCAGCTGGTATCAACATTCCAAATTACGACGACGTCAGATTGAACGTTGGTTTCAAGAATGTGTCTCTTGGTAACATTCTAAACTCAAAGACTAGCAACGACAAGTGGACTTTCGTGCAAGGCGATGACGTCGAGACCATGAGCAAATACCAATCGGACTCCTTTGAAGTGCAAGTTGGTATCCACGAGTTGCTAGGTCACGGTTCCGGTAAGTTGTTGTGCGAGCTTGATGATGGCaccttcaacttcaacaagtCATCTCCACCAATTGGTTTGGACGGGAAGCCAGTCACCACTTACTACAAGAAGGGTGAAACCTGGGGTTCCAAGTTTGGTGCCATTGCAGGTGCCTACGAAGAATGTCGTGCCGAATCGATCGCTATGTACTTGATTACCAACAGACAATTGTTGGAAACTTTCGGCTTCAAGAccaaggaagaacaagacaAGATCATTTACACTGGTTTCTTGCAAATGTGCCGTGCCGGTTTGTTGGCTTTGGAATTCTGGGATCCAGCTTCCAAGAAGTGGGGTCAGCCACACATGCAAGCCAGATTCTCCATCATGAAGACTTTGTTGAGATACTCAAGTGACAAGAACTTTGTGAAGTTGGCATACACTCAAGATGACTACTCCGACTTGCACATCGAATTGGACGGCTCATTGATTGAAACTGTCGGCCACGCCGCCATCGAAGACTACTTGACTCATTTGCATATCTACAAGTCCTCCGGTGATGTCGAAAACGGTGCTGCATACTTCAAGGACAGATCTGACGTTGACGAAGAGCTCGCTAAGTTCCGTGACGTTGTTCTAGCAAAGAAGTTGCCAAGAAAGCAATTCATCCAGGCAAACACAGTTATCGACGGCGACAAAGTGATCGTCAAGGAATACGAAGAATCTCCAATCGGCATGATTCAGTCCTTTGTTGAACGTGATTTGTAA
- the GPM3 gene encoding phosphoglycerate mutase family protein GPM3, with product MRLYALRHGQSEVNSKNIFGGWIDVHLTEKGLKQAKNSAVLIKEHCEKNGLELPKVGYTSRLVRTEETMREILKEFGKDPEFHIVSGPEPPKVEHLDNGKFEVYQSWRLNERHYGSWQGQSKHKMMEEVGAEQYMYIRRDYFGKPPQADLTKEMVQNFDQGDTGYEFKEPNRHEKYLQEELSHDDLPNGESLYDVVQRVNPLLEKLILPNLKKFGDGIIVGHGSTVRSLLKILEGVSDSDIKDVNIPNAIPLVIELDEDFKFVRKYYLDPESAKVNAELVRKEGLKE from the coding sequence ATGAGATTGTATGCATTAAGGCACGGGCAAAGTGAAGTGAATTCGAAGAACATCTTTGGTGGTTGGATTGATGTTCATCTGACTGAGAAGGGCTTAAAGCAAGCCAAAAACAGTGCTGTGTTGATAAAAGAGCACTGTGAGAAAAATGGGTTAGAGCTACCCAAGGTTGGTTACACATCGCGTTTGGTAAGGACGGAGGAGACCATGAGGGAAATTCTGAAGGAGTTTGGGAAGGATCCTGAGTTCCATATTGTGAGTGGACCTGAGCCTCCAAAAGTTGAACATCTTGATAATGGTAAATTTGAAGTTTACCAGAGTTGGAGATTGAATGAGAGACACTACGGGTCTTGGCAAGGCCAGAGCAAGCATAAGATGATGGAGGAAGTTGGTGCTGAacaatatatgtatatcaGAAGAGACTACTTTGGGAAGCCTCCGCAAGCGGACCTTACGAAGGAAATGGTTCAAAATTTCGACCAAGGAGACACAGGCTATGAATTTAAGGAGCCCAACAGACATGAAAAGTATTTGCAGGAGGAACTAAGCCATGATGACTTACCAAATGGTGAATCCTTGTACGATGTAGTGCAACGGGTCAATCCGTTGCTAGAAAAGCTAATACTACcgaacttgaagaagtttgGTGATGGTATTATAGTTGGACACGGTAGCACTGTTCGGTCgcttttgaagattttggaaGGGGTCAGTGACAGTGACATCAAGGATGTCAACATTCCCAATGCTATACCTTTGGTTATAGAgcttgatgaagatttcAAATTTGTAAGAAAGTACTATTTGGATCCAGAAAGTGCAAAGGTCAATGCAGAATTGGTACGTAAGGAAGGACTCAAggaatga
- the RPN4 gene encoding stress-regulated transcription factor RPN4 (C2H2-type), with protein MSAADFELRRTLTDVLDDEMRIMSANPLDLDMAFGENHHDSFPQLTRSQVNSFYGTSSFNFGSMAGQGQGQGQGQGQGQGQSQGLNLSQSQAPVSLQGGFEQNSFDEDVAKDVAKDVSKEDAGSGLLSGSMFNKYADPNLTTLDKKHSSGESGNNGGSAAIVKQINLNLTPVQPTISLNTITPNPFLNSLNRFANTSQQGDGSTANYFTGAGSGLSNSRLNNGCGFNLQTRINRENVFEDEFYDESFADLDNMYEDDEKLNAQTALLDDQNVSGYHWTVDQDALSRFDQEFNFDDDISDEEEDDDEQYEYHGFGNKTLPDNDANATIVDDFVSGKNSIKANEDSLFMDTQRSKDSQIKTLMQGEDNLSIPSTSLVNPQEQYQNQNQDDHEQEEEEDEDEDDAMFSEDEEDPLYEPALVSPRRKPSMVVSDPNGTSKQRQLLASGARKASSVTPQTSTATTTTTTTITTTTSSQKVPTVVSSITTRNKGHQRGKSVDSSTALDSHNHQTISHSHNRNASHSNTDEHFCMAINPVTKEPCMKKFSRPYDLIRHQNTIHASKKKIFRCLICIHELGSEGYQRTFSRNDALSRHVKVKHNLQGSEAQRVIQYAKDNVEYQTS; from the coding sequence ATGTCAGCAGCAGACTTTGAGTTGAGGAGAACGCTTACGGATGTGTTGGACGACGAGATGAGGATTATGAGTGCGAATCCGTTAGATCTGGACATGGCGTTTGGGGAGAATCATCACGATTCGTTCCCGCAGCTTACGAGGTCGCAGGTGAATTCGTTTTACGGGACGAGCAGTTTTAATTTCGGGAGCATGGcgggccagggccagggccagggccagggccaagGTCAGGGTCAAGGTCAAAGCCAGGGCCTGAATCTGTCCCAGAGCCAGGCTCCAGTGTCGCTTCAGGGTGGTTTTGAGCAGAATTCGTTTGACGAAGATGTTGCGAAAGATGTTGCAAAAGATGTTTCAAAGGAAGATGCCGGTTCCGGGTTGTTGTCTGGTAGCATGTTCAACAAGTATGCAGATCCTAACTTGACGACGCTGGATAAAAAGCACAGTAGCGGCGAGAGTGGAAACAACGGCGGGTCAGCCGCGATTGTGAAGCAGATCAACTTGAACCTCACGCCGGTACAGCCCACCATTTCGCTAAACACAATCACTCCCAACCCGTTCTTGAACTCGCTAAACAGGTTCGCCAATACGTCGCAGCAAGGCGATGGATCGACAGCGAACTACTTTACCGGGGCTGGGTCCGGGCTCTCGAATTCTAGGCTGAACAACGGTTGCGGGTTCAACTTGCAAACTAGAATCAACAGGGAGAACGTCTTCGAAGACGAGTTTTACGACGAAAGCTTCGCTGATTTGGACAATATGTACGAGGATGACGAAAAACTAAACGCCCAGACCGCATTGCTCGATGACCAGAACGTGTCGGGCTACCATTGGACGGTGGACCAGGATGCGTTGTCACGCTTCGACCAAGAATTCAACTTTGACGATGACATTTCcgacgaagaagaggacGATGACGAGCAGTACGAGTATCACGGGTTCGGGAACAAGACGCTTCCCGACAACGACGCTAACGCTACCATCGTCGACGATTTCGTCTCGGGGAAAAATTCAATCAAGGCTAACGAGGATTCTTTATTCATGGATACCCAAAGGTCGAAGGATAGCCAAATTAAGACCTTGATGCAAGGGGAGGACAACTTGTCCATCCCAAGCACATCTCTGGTCAACCCACAGGAACAAtaccaaaaccaaaaccaagaCGACCATGagcaagaggaagaagaggacgaAGATGAGGACGATGCTATGTTTAGTGAGGACGAAGAAGACCCATTGTACGAACCAGCACTAGTAAgcccaagaagaaaaccaagCATGGTCGTATCTGACCCCAACGGTACTTCTAAGCAAAGACAACTGTTGGCTTCTGGTGCCAGAAAGGCTTCTAGTGTTACTCCACAAACTAGTACTgctaccaccaccaccaccaccactatcacaacaacaacatcatcaCAAAAAGTCCCTACAGTCGTCTCTTCTAttacaacaagaaacaaggGACATCAACGTGGTAAATCTGTCGATAGTTCAACTGCCTTGGACAGCCATAACCATCAGACAATCTCCCATTCTCATAACAGGAACGCCTCGCATAGTAACACCGATGAACATTTCTGCATGGCTATCAATCCTGTCACCAAGGAACCATGTATGAAAAAGTTCTCCAGACCATACGATTTGATCAGACATCAAAATACCATTCAtgcttcaaagaagaaaatcttCAGATGCTTGATTTGCATACATGAACTAGGTTCCGAAGGTTACCAAAGAACGTTTTCAAGAAATGACGCTTTAAGCAGACACGTTAAAGTGAAACACAATCTACAGGGATCAGAAGCCCAACGCGTAATCCAATATGCTAAGGATAACGTAGAATATCAAACATCCTGA
- the och1 gene encoding glycosyltransferase family 32 protein — MRHVRSRTALALGAVLITVFVFLSQHHTILKPINVGSQQPANRPTVPADWSPGSLRDRLLQAYKPDPESTGIPKDIWQSWKSKDNLDKNFQENVRLWSAQQGFTHHFLDDEEVDSFVRSEFKQFPEIIAAWDILPRKILKADYFRYLILLANGGFYSDIDTSPTLDLNQWLTEAPLASLMTANSFPKNNIGVIIGIEEEMDLATWRGLLNRRINLCQWTFASRKGHPLFVDIVAKIADLALHYYDSNTNVITFPMGYKNLFNMQPAYNMSEGSPNWYEGIIEWTGPASFTDSFFETTNMWYIENFKDHLQGTGDEVLCNSENVCIIDPNKPLNLVSKLNFYPIGDNLQGFKPHLHPIGWENLTLLEYPLLYGEVAFLPKHFFNSLYTTDDKKGYIHHAFTGTWKWSKDP; from the coding sequence ATGAGACACGTACGAAGTCGTACAGCACTGGCCCTCGGAGCTGTGCTCATCACAGTGTTCGTATTTTTATCTCAGCACCATACTATTCTAAAACCGATCAACGTTGGCAGCCAGCAACCGGCAAATCGCCCTACAGTGCCAGCAGACTGGTCTCCCGGGTCCTTGAGAGACCGGCTGCTCCAAGCATACAAACCTGACCCCGAATCAACAGGCATTCCAAAGGATATATGGCAATCTTGGAAGTCCAAGGACAATCTCGACAAGAACTTCCAAGAAAATGTCAGGCTGTGGTCCGCACAACAGGGGTTCACGCACCATTTCTTGGACGACGAGGAAGTGGATAGCTTTGTGAGATCAGAGTTCAAACAATTCCCAGAGATTATCGCGGCCTGGGACATACTGCCAAGAAAAATCCTCAAGGCCGACTATTTCAGATACCTCATACTGCTCGCAAACGGCGGGTTCTACAGCGATATAGACACGTCACCAACCCTTGATTTGAACCAATGGTTAACCGAGGCCCCATTGGCTTCGCTCATGACCGCAAATAGCTTCCCCAAAAACAATATAGGTGTCATAATTGGTATCGAAGAAGAGATGGATCTCGCAACATGGAGAGGCTTGCTAAACAGAAGGATAAACCTCTGCCAATGGACTTTCGCAAGCAGGAAAGGCCATCCGCTATTTGTAGATATAGTTGCCAAAATTGCGGATCTGGCCCTGCACTACTACGATTCCAATACAAACGTCATTACATTTCCCATGGGATATAAGAACCTTTTCAACATGCAACCGGCGTATAACATGTCAGAGGGCTCCCCAAACTGGTACGAAGGAATAATCGAATGGACTGGACCGGCTTCATTCACCGATAGCTTCTTCGAGACTACGAATATGTGGTATATcgaaaacttcaaagacCATTTGCAAGGCACCGGAGATGAGGTGTTGTGTAACTCCGAAAATGTTTGCATTATAGACCCAAACAAACCGTTAAACCTAGTGTCGAAACTCAACTTCTATCCTATTGGGGATAACTTACAAGGATTCAAACCGCACTTGCATCCAATAGGGTGGGAGAATTTGACCCTATTAGAATACCCGCTACTCTACGGTGAAGTGGCTTTTCTGCCAAAACATTTCTTTAATTCGCTATATACCACTGACGATAAGAAGGGATATATACATCACGCTTTCACTGGGACTTGGAAATGGTCAAAAGATCCATGA